The Castor canadensis chromosome X, mCasCan1.hap1v2, whole genome shotgun sequence genome includes a region encoding these proteins:
- the Zmym3 gene encoding zinc finger MYM-type protein 3 isoform X5 gives MDPSDFPSPFDPLTLPEKPLAGDLPVDMEFGEDLLESQTAPTRGWAPPGPSPSSGALDLLDTPSGLEKDPGVVLDGATELLGLGGLLYKAPSPPDVDHGPERTLAWGSGDQTLEPGPGGQTPEVVPPDPGAGANPSSPEGLLEPLAPDSPITLQSSHIEEEETTSISTRRRGSPGQEEELPQGQPQSPNGPPSPSVGETLGDGINSSQTKPRGSSPPAHPSLPGDGLTGKASEKPPERKRSERVRRAEPPKPEVVDSTESIPVSDEDSDAMVDDPNDEDFVPFRPRRSPRMSLRSSMAQRAGRSSMGTKMTCAHCRTPLQKGQTAYQRKGLPQLFCSSSCLTTFSKKPLGKKTCTFCKKEIWNTKDSVVAQTGSGSSFHEFCTSVCLSLYEAQQQRPIPQSGDPADATRCSICQKTGEVLHEVSNGSVVHRLCSDSCFSKFRANKGLKTNCCDQCGAYIYAKTGSPGPELLFHEGQQKRFCNTTCLGAYKKVGPRE, from the exons ATGGACCCCAGTGATTTCCCCAGTCCATTTGACCCATTGACCCTGCCAGAGAAGCCCCTGGCTGGAGACCTTCCAGTAGACATGGAATTTGGAGAGGATCTGCTGGAATCGCAGACTGCCCCAACTCGAGGATGGGCCCCCCCTGGTCCTTCTCCATCCTCGGGAGCCTTGGACCTGCTTGATACCCCTTCTGGCCTGGAAAAAGACCCTGGAGTAGTCCTGGATGGAGCCACTGAGCTGCTGGGGCTGGGGGGGCTGCTCTATAAAGCCCCCTCCCCCCCAGATGTGGACCATGGTCCTGAGAGGACCCTTGCATGGGGTTCAGGGGATCAGACCCTAGAGCCTGGACCAGGGGGCCAGACCCCTGAGGTGGTGCCACCTGATCCAGGGGCTGGGGCAAATCCCTCTTCACCGGAGGGGCTGCTAGAGCCTTTGGCTCCTGATTCTCCAATAACCCTTCAGTCCTCCCATATTGAAGAGGAGGAGACAACCTCCATATCTACAAGGAGAAGGGGCTCCCCTGGGCAGGAGGAGGAGCTTCCCCAAGGGCAGCCACAGAGCCCAAATGGCCCCCCTAGCCCTTCAGTGGGAGAGACTCTAGGGGATGGAATCAACAGTTCTCAGACCAAACCTAGGGGCTCTAGCCCTCCTGCACATCCTTCCTTGCCAG GGGATGGCCTGACTGGGAAGGCGAGTGAGAAGCCGCctgagagg AAGAGAAGCGAGCGCGTTAGAAGAGCAGAACCTCCAAAACCTGAGGTTGTGGATTCCACTGAGAGCA tTCCAGTGTCAGATGAGGATTCTGATGCCATGGTAGATGATCCCAATGATGAGGATTTTGTGCCATTCCGGCCCCGGCGCTCTCCTCGCATGTCCCTACGCTCAAGCATGGCACAAAGGGCTGGGCGCTCTTCAATGGGCACCAAGATGACTTGTGCACATTGCCGGACACCACTGCAGAAGGGACAGACAGCCTATCAGCGCAAGGGGCTGCCTCAGCTCTTCTGCTCTTCATCGTGTCTCACTACTTTCTCCAAGAAGCCCTTGGGCAAAAAGACCTGTACTTTCTGCAAGAA GGAGATCTGGAACACCAAGGACTCGGTTGTGGCGCAAACTGGTTCAGGAAGCTCCTTTCATGAGTTCTGcacgtctgtctgtctgtctctgtacGAAGCCCAGCAGCAGCGCCCAATCCCCCAGTCTGGGGATCCTGCTGATGCCACTCGCTGCAGCATATGCCAGAAGACTGGAGAG gtcCTGCATGAGGTCAGCAATGGCAGTGTGGTGCACCGGCTCTGCAGCGATTCTTGCTTCTCCAAATTCCGGGCCAACAAGGGACTGAAAACCAACTGTTGTGACCAGTGTGGAGCTTACATCTACGCCAAGACCGGGAGCCCTGGCCCTGAGCTCCTCTTCCACGAGGGCCAGCAAAAGCGGTTCTGCAACACAACATGCTTGGGGGCATACAAGAAGGTGGGGCCGAGGGAGTAG
- the Zmym3 gene encoding zinc finger MYM-type protein 3 isoform X4, whose product MDPSDFPSPFDPLTLPEKPLAGDLPVDMEFGEDLLESQTAPTRGWAPPGPSPSSGALDLLDTPSGLEKDPGVVLDGATELLGLGGLLYKAPSPPDVDHGPERTLAWGSGDQTLEPGPGGQTPEVVPPDPGAGANPSSPEGLLEPLAPDSPITLQSSHIEEEETTSISTRRRGSPGQEEELPQGQPQSPNGPPSPSVGETLGDGINSSQTKPRGSSPPAHPSLPGDGLTGKASEKPPERVQKRSERVRRAEPPKPEVVDSTESIPVSDEDSDAMVDDPNDEDFVPFRPRRSPRMSLRSSMAQRAGRSSMGTKMTCAHCRTPLQKGQTAYQRKGLPQLFCSSSCLTTFSKKPLGKKTCTFCKKEIWNTKDSVVAQTGSGSSFHEFCTSVCLSLYEAQQQRPIPQSGDPADATRCSICQKTGEVLHEVSNGSVVHRLCSDSCFSKFRANKGLKTNCCDQCGAYIYAKTGSPGPELLFHEGQQKRFCNTTCLGAYKKVGPRE is encoded by the exons ATGGACCCCAGTGATTTCCCCAGTCCATTTGACCCATTGACCCTGCCAGAGAAGCCCCTGGCTGGAGACCTTCCAGTAGACATGGAATTTGGAGAGGATCTGCTGGAATCGCAGACTGCCCCAACTCGAGGATGGGCCCCCCCTGGTCCTTCTCCATCCTCGGGAGCCTTGGACCTGCTTGATACCCCTTCTGGCCTGGAAAAAGACCCTGGAGTAGTCCTGGATGGAGCCACTGAGCTGCTGGGGCTGGGGGGGCTGCTCTATAAAGCCCCCTCCCCCCCAGATGTGGACCATGGTCCTGAGAGGACCCTTGCATGGGGTTCAGGGGATCAGACCCTAGAGCCTGGACCAGGGGGCCAGACCCCTGAGGTGGTGCCACCTGATCCAGGGGCTGGGGCAAATCCCTCTTCACCGGAGGGGCTGCTAGAGCCTTTGGCTCCTGATTCTCCAATAACCCTTCAGTCCTCCCATATTGAAGAGGAGGAGACAACCTCCATATCTACAAGGAGAAGGGGCTCCCCTGGGCAGGAGGAGGAGCTTCCCCAAGGGCAGCCACAGAGCCCAAATGGCCCCCCTAGCCCTTCAGTGGGAGAGACTCTAGGGGATGGAATCAACAGTTCTCAGACCAAACCTAGGGGCTCTAGCCCTCCTGCACATCCTTCCTTGCCAG GGGATGGCCTGACTGGGAAGGCGAGTGAGAAGCCGCctgagagg GTACAGAAGAGAAGCGAGCGCGTTAGAAGAGCAGAACCTCCAAAACCTGAGGTTGTGGATTCCACTGAGAGCA tTCCAGTGTCAGATGAGGATTCTGATGCCATGGTAGATGATCCCAATGATGAGGATTTTGTGCCATTCCGGCCCCGGCGCTCTCCTCGCATGTCCCTACGCTCAAGCATGGCACAAAGGGCTGGGCGCTCTTCAATGGGCACCAAGATGACTTGTGCACATTGCCGGACACCACTGCAGAAGGGACAGACAGCCTATCAGCGCAAGGGGCTGCCTCAGCTCTTCTGCTCTTCATCGTGTCTCACTACTTTCTCCAAGAAGCCCTTGGGCAAAAAGACCTGTACTTTCTGCAAGAA GGAGATCTGGAACACCAAGGACTCGGTTGTGGCGCAAACTGGTTCAGGAAGCTCCTTTCATGAGTTCTGcacgtctgtctgtctgtctctgtacGAAGCCCAGCAGCAGCGCCCAATCCCCCAGTCTGGGGATCCTGCTGATGCCACTCGCTGCAGCATATGCCAGAAGACTGGAGAG gtcCTGCATGAGGTCAGCAATGGCAGTGTGGTGCACCGGCTCTGCAGCGATTCTTGCTTCTCCAAATTCCGGGCCAACAAGGGACTGAAAACCAACTGTTGTGACCAGTGTGGAGCTTACATCTACGCCAAGACCGGGAGCCCTGGCCCTGAGCTCCTCTTCCACGAGGGCCAGCAAAAGCGGTTCTGCAACACAACATGCTTGGGGGCATACAAGAAGGTGGGGCCGAGGGAGTAG